A genomic stretch from Thermomonospora umbrina includes:
- a CDS encoding DHA2 family efflux MFS transporter permease subunit yields MSAPSPSEGAGPWRVLSVVTLGTLLLVVNMTTLNIALPVVVRHFDAGAFAASWLVLGFMLVQTSLLMVFGRMSDVFGRRRMYLTGLAVFTLANLLAGFAPSIEVLIALRVLAAVGGSVLLANGTAFIAHAFPAGRLSEGLGVYFGVLTAAPLIGPSAGGLIVESAGWQWVFWFNVPIGVIALGWAAWSLPRLAPGAREPIDLLGAVLLCGWLGGLLLSLSEGGSHGWTTPASLAGVVAFAVLVPVFALRQRRARHPLVDVSLFADRNFSLASLAAFCNNLGRAGSVLLMALFLQVVSGMTPAEAGLAVLPGPLAGMIAAPVGGFIGRRVQARTIAAAGSATATAGLLLAFLVLDEDTSYAPIAVSLVLVAVGSGLFTTGNTAAVLATIPSERLGVVNGLRMTLLNVGNVMGAALCLTLAASALAAADRRLLYGGAAASLEPGELGDLVTGYHRAFAVLFAASLIATFTSLTNRRLGDRAAARAEGHPSKP; encoded by the coding sequence GTGAGCGCACCGTCACCGTCGGAGGGCGCGGGGCCCTGGCGGGTCCTGTCGGTGGTCACGCTCGGCACCCTGCTCCTCGTGGTCAACATGACCACGCTCAACATCGCCCTGCCGGTGGTGGTCCGGCACTTCGACGCGGGCGCGTTCGCGGCGAGTTGGCTGGTGCTGGGCTTCATGCTGGTGCAGACCTCGCTGCTCATGGTGTTCGGGCGGATGTCGGACGTGTTCGGCCGCCGCCGGATGTACCTGACCGGCCTGGCGGTGTTCACGCTGGCCAACCTGCTCGCCGGGTTCGCCCCGTCCATCGAGGTGCTCATCGCGCTGCGGGTGCTGGCCGCGGTCGGCGGGTCGGTGCTGCTGGCCAACGGAACGGCGTTCATCGCGCACGCCTTCCCCGCCGGGCGGCTCAGCGAGGGACTCGGCGTCTACTTCGGCGTCCTCACCGCGGCCCCGCTCATCGGCCCGTCGGCGGGCGGCCTCATCGTCGAGTCGGCCGGATGGCAGTGGGTGTTCTGGTTCAACGTGCCGATCGGGGTCATCGCGCTGGGCTGGGCGGCCTGGTCGCTGCCCCGCCTGGCGCCCGGCGCCCGGGAGCCGATCGACCTGCTCGGCGCCGTGCTGCTGTGCGGCTGGCTCGGCGGGCTGCTCCTCAGCCTGTCGGAGGGCGGTTCGCACGGCTGGACCACTCCGGCGTCGCTGGCGGGTGTCGTCGCGTTCGCCGTGCTGGTGCCGGTGTTCGCCCTGCGGCAGCGACGTGCGCGACATCCCCTGGTGGACGTGTCGCTCTTCGCGGACCGGAACTTCTCCCTGGCCAGTCTCGCGGCGTTCTGCAACAACCTCGGAAGGGCCGGCAGCGTCCTGCTGATGGCTCTGTTCCTGCAGGTGGTGAGCGGGATGACGCCGGCCGAGGCGGGGCTGGCCGTGCTCCCGGGCCCGCTCGCCGGCATGATCGCCGCCCCGGTGGGCGGCTTCATCGGACGCCGGGTCCAGGCCCGGACGATCGCGGCGGCCGGGTCGGCGACGGCCACGGCGGGGCTGCTCCTGGCGTTCCTCGTCCTCGACGAGGACACCTCGTACGCGCCGATCGCGGTGTCCCTGGTCCTGGTGGCCGTCGGCAGCGGCCTCTTCACGACCGGGAACACCGCCGCGGTCCTGGCCACCATCCCCTCCGAGCGCCTCGGCGTCGTGAACGGGCTGCGGATGACGCTGCTGAACGTGGGGAACGTGATGGGCGCCGCGCTCTGCCTCACCCTGGCGGCCTCCGCCCTGGCCGCCGCCGACCGCCGGCTGCTGTACGGGGGCGCCGCCGCGAGCCTGGAGCCGGGCGAGCTCGGCGACCTGGTCACCGGCTATCACCGCGCGTTCGCGGTGCTGTTCGCCGCCTCGCTCATCGCCACGTTCACCTCCCTCACCAACCGTCGTCTCGGCGACCGGGCGGCGGCGCGCGCGGAGGGTCATCCTTCGAAGCCGTAG
- a CDS encoding luciferase family protein yields the protein MSVTSALQRRTGGRPKTTPATPHRQLDQNAPEDLQEELWRRMAALDHVRTGDSAISLVGTRAVHLNPSQAGGPPTAFAPGTTEFAHLHRRSDGSLHITLPEAEARKVIAKEWGELHPVVKMGYFPPTLVMVYGPRNTEELETVWSLVRRSYEFALGRNPS from the coding sequence GTGTCCGTCACCTCCGCGTTGCAGCGCCGGACCGGTGGTCGCCCGAAGACCACCCCCGCCACGCCGCACCGCCAGCTCGACCAGAACGCGCCCGAGGATCTCCAGGAGGAGCTCTGGCGTCGCATGGCGGCCCTCGACCACGTGCGCACGGGGGACAGTGCCATCTCGCTGGTGGGTACGCGGGCCGTGCACCTGAACCCGTCGCAGGCCGGTGGGCCGCCCACCGCCTTCGCGCCCGGCACCACCGAGTTCGCCCACCTGCACCGCCGTTCCGACGGCAGCCTGCACATCACGCTGCCCGAGGCGGAGGCCCGCAAGGTCATCGCCAAGGAGTGGGGTGAGCTGCACCCGGTGGTCAAGATGGGCTACTTCCCGCCGACCCTGGTGATGGTCTACGGGCCGCGCAACACCGAGGAGCTGGAGACCGTCTGGTCGCTGGTGCGGCGCAGTTACGAGTTCGCCCTGGGACGGAACCCGTCCTGA
- a CDS encoding winged helix-turn-helix transcriptional regulator yields the protein MSESDADPCPFTPVIDLILGRWTAPILWELRQRGPLRFTELQRLMPSITPKVLTQRLRQLERDGLVTRSYHAEVPPRVEYDRTALAESLTPVFDMLVTWSEGHLEEVAAARLRYDEQTSARTRPL from the coding sequence ATGTCCGAGTCCGACGCCGATCCCTGCCCCTTCACCCCGGTGATCGATCTGATCCTGGGACGCTGGACGGCACCGATCCTCTGGGAGCTGCGGCAGCGGGGCCCGCTCCGCTTCACCGAGCTGCAGCGGCTCATGCCGTCCATCACGCCCAAGGTGCTCACCCAGCGTCTGCGCCAACTGGAGCGCGACGGCCTGGTCACCCGTAGCTACCACGCCGAGGTCCCCCCGCGCGTGGAGTACGACCGCACGGCCCTGGCCGAGTCCCTCACCCCGGTGTTCGACATGCTCGTCACCTGGTCGGAGGGCCACCTCGAGGAGGTCGCGGCCGCGCGCCTGCGGTACGACGAGCAGACCTCCGCGCGCACCCGACCCCTGTGA